From a region of the Arvicanthis niloticus isolate mArvNil1 chromosome 6, mArvNil1.pat.X, whole genome shotgun sequence genome:
- the Il1f10 gene encoding interleukin-1 family member 10, protein MCSLPMARYYIIKDAHQKALYTRNGQLLVGDPDSDNCSPEKVCILPNRGLDRSKVPIFLGIQGGSCCLACVKTKEGPLLQLEDVNIEDLYKGGEQTTRFTFFQRSLGSAFRLEAAACPGWFLCSPAETQQPVQLTKESEPSTCTEFYFEQTR, encoded by the exons AATCAAAGATGCACATCAAAAGGCTTTGTACACACGGAATGGCCAGCTCCTGGTGGGAGACCCTGATTCAGACAACTGTAGTCCAG AGAAGGTCTGTATCCTTCCTAACCGAGGCCTGGATCGCTCCAAGGTCCCCATCTTCCTGGGGATCCAGGGAGGAAGCTGCTGCCTGGCATGTGTGAAAACAAAAGAGGGGCCTCTCCTGCAGCTAGAG GATGTGAACATTGAGGACCTATACAAGGGAGGAGAACAAACCACCCGTTTCACCTTTTTCCAGAGAAGCTTGGGCTCTGCCTTCAGGCTCGAGGCTGCTGCCTGCCCTGgatggtttctctgtagcccagctGAGACCCAGCAGCCAGTGCAGCTCACCAAAGAGAGTGAACCCTCTACCTGTACTGAATTCTACTTTGAGCAGACTCGGTAA